From Chryseotalea sp. WA131a:
AGTCTGTAAAGTCAGAAAGACTAACAGATTTTTGGTCTAGCCGACTTTCAGACTTTATAATGAATTAGTTAAACTGAAAACTCAATAAGCATGTCTTTCAGAAAAAATAAAAAGATCAACAACGACTTCTCAAAAATCACCATTAGCTTGGCTTCTCCAGAATCTATTTTGGAAAGCTCACACGGTGAGATCACACAACCTGAAACCATCAACTACAGAACCTACAAGCCAGAGATGGGCGGTTTGTTTTGCGAGCGTATTTTCGGTCCTGTAAAAGATTGGGAGTGTCATTGCGGTAAATACAAACGCATTCGGTACAAAGGCATCATCTGCGATCGTTGCGGTGTAGAAGTTACCGAGAAGAAGGTAAGACGTGAGCGCATGGGTCATATCGAGTTGGTAGTGCCCGTGGCACACATCTGGTATTTCCGCTCGTTGCCAAATAAGATTGGTTACTTGTTGGGCTTACCAACCAAAAAATTAGATCAGATCATTTACTATGAAAGATATGTAGTTATTCAACCCGGCATCAAGGAAGAAGACGGTGTAAACCGTTTGGACTTCTTGACGGAGGAAGAGTACTTAGATATTGTTGACAAACTTCCTCGCGAGAATCAATTGTTGGACGACAACGATCCAAAGAAATTCATCGCGAAGATGGGTGCCGATGCGTTGGAGATGCTGTTGAGCCGTGTTAAATTAGATGAGCTTTCGTATGAGCTCCGTCATCAAGCCGCTACCGATACTTCACAACAAAGAAAAGCGGAAGCATTAAAGAGATTGAAAGTGGTAGAAGCTTTCCGCGATGCCAATACGCGCGTGGAAAACAGACCACAATGGATGACCATAAAAATGGTGCCCGTAATTCCACCTGAATTGCGTCCATTGGTGCCATTGGACGGTGGCCGTTTTGCTACATCAGATTTGAATGATCTTTACAGACGTGTTATTATCCGCAACAACCGTCTAAAGAGATTGATTGATATCAAAGCTCCGGAAGTAATCTTGCGTAATGAAAAACGCATGTTGCAAGAGGCAGTCGATTCATTGTTCGATAACTCACGCAAAGTAAATGCAGTTCGTAGCGATGGTAACCGTGCATTGAAATCATTGAGCGACATGCTCAAAGGTAAGCAAGGCCGTTTCCGTCAAAACTTATTGGGTAAGCGCGTTGACTACTCAGGCCGTTCGGTAATTGTGGTAGGCCCAGAGTTGAAATTGCACGAGTGCGGTTTGCCTAAAGATATGGCTGCGGAATTGTTCAAACCCTTTATCATTCGCAAACTGATTGAAAGAGGAATTGTAAAAACGGTTAAGTCAGCAAAGAAAATAGTAGATCGCAAAGATCCTGTGGTGTGGGATATTTTGGAAAACGTATTGAAAGGACATCCTGTTCTTTTGAACCGCGCCCCAACACTTCACCGCTTGGGTATCCAAGCTTTCCAACCAAAGTTGATAGAAGGAAAAGCGATCCAGTTACACCCGTTGGTATGTACAGCCTTTAACGCTGACTTTGACGGTGACCAGATGGCGGTTCACATTCCGCTTGGGCAAGAAGCAATTTTGGAAGCTTCGTTGTTGATGCTTTCATCGCATAATATTTTGAACCCTGCCAACGGAGCTCCGATTACTGTACCTTCTCAAGACATGGTGTTGGGCTTGTACTACTTGACCAAAGGTAGAAAAGGTGAACTGGGCGAAGGCAAGACTTACTATTCGGCAGATGAAGTGGTGATTGCTTATAACGAAGGCAAACTTTCGAAGCATTCCATCATCAAGGTAAGGGCGAATGTGAAAGATAAGAAATCAGGTACGGTAACCAGAAAAATGATTGAGACGGTAACGGGTCGTGTCATTTTCAACCAAGTAGTTCCTGAAGAAGTAGGATTTGTGGATGAACTGCTGACCAAGAAAAAATTGCAGACCATCATTGCGGATGTATTCAAATATGCAGGTCAGGCAAAAACGGCTAAGTTCTTAGATGATATTAAAGATATTGGGTTCCAAATGGCGTACCGTGGTGGTTTGTCGATGGGCTTGGGCGATGTGAAAATCCCTGCAGAAAAGAAAAAATTGGTAGAGGATGCTCAAAAAGAAGTTGATTCAGTGTGGAACAACTACATGATGGGTTTGATTACTGATAACGAGCGCTACAACCAGGTAATTGATATTTGGACACGTACGAACACATTGTTGACCAACACGCTGATGAAGCAGTTGGAAGAAGATCAACAAGGGTTCAACTCCATTTACATGATGATGCACTCAGGTGCGCGCGGATCACGCGAACAAATTCGTCAGTTAGGTGGTATGCGTGGTTTGATGGCAAAGCCTCAGAAAAATTTGGCAGGCTCTGTAGGTTCAATTATTGAAAACCCTATCCTTTCTAACTTTAAGGAAGGATTGGATGTGTTGGAGTATTTTATCTCTACACACGGTGCTCGTAAAGGTTTGGCTGATACAGCGTTGAAAACTGCTGATGCAGGATATTTGACAAGACGCTTGGTGGATGTTGCCAATGACTTGGTAATTACAGAAGAAGATTGCGGCACATTGCGCGGTTTGAAAGTAACGGCCCTGAAAGACAATGAAGATATTGTTGAGCCATTGTCTGAACGTATTGTGGGTCGTGTAACAGTACACGATATCTACGACACACTAACTGAGCAGTTGGTGTGTGAAGCAAACCATGAAATTACAGACGAGATTGCCAAGAAGATAGACGAAACCAATATCGAAGAAGTAGAAATTCGTTCGGTGTTGACTTGTGAAACAAAGTTCGGAGCATGCGCAAAATGCTACGGCCGCAACTTGGCCACTGGAAAAATGGTGCAAGCAGGTGAGGCCGTAGGTGTAATTGCAGCACAATCAATCGGTGAGCCGGGTACGCAGTTGACACTTCGTACGTTCCACGTGGGTGGTACAGCTTCTAACATTGCCGTTGATGCGAACATCAAATCGAAGTTCTCGGGTACGATTGAATTTGAAGCCATCCGTACGGTCGATACAACCGACAAGGATGAGAACAAAGTAAAAGTGGTGATGGGCCGCACAGGTGAAATCCGAATCTTAGATGAAGAGAAGCGCGTGTTAATTTCCAACAACGTGCCCTATGGAGCCTACTTAAAAGTGAAAGACGGACAGAAAGTTGAAAAAGGTGCAGAGCTTTGCTATTGGGATCCTTACAACGCGGTTATCCTTTCAGAGTTTGATGGAGAGATCGAGTACGAAGCAATTATTGAAGGTGTCACTTACAAAGAAGAGTCAGATGAACAAACCGGTCATAGAGAAAAAGTAATTACCGATACACGCGATAAGACTAAAAACCCTTCGGTGATTGTAAAAGGCAAATCCGATACAAAGGGTTATAACATGCCAGTGGGTGCTCACTTAGCAGTAGATGAAGGTGAGAAAATCAAAGCCGGACAAGTAATGGCCAAGATTCCACGCACCATGGGCAAGAGCCGTGATATTACCGGTGGTCTGCCACGTGTTACGGAATTGTTTGAGGCACGTAATCCATCGAACCCTGCTGTGGTAAGTGAGATTGATGGTGTGGTAACATACGGTGGTATCAAACGCGGTAATAGAGAGATATTCATCGAATCAAAAGATGGCGTTCAAAAACGTTACTTGGTGCCATTGTCGAAGCACATTTTGGTGCAGGACAATGACTTTGTAAAAGCAGGTCAGCCTCTTTCGGATGGTGCGATTACTCCGTCTGATATTTTGTCGATCAAAGGCCCGACCGCTGTACAAGAATACCTAGTGAACGAAATTCAAGAAGTGTACCGTCTACAGGGTGTGAAGATCAATGATAAACACATCGAGTGTATCGTTAGCCAGATGATGCAAAAAGTGGAGATCATCGATTCAGGTGATACCACCTTCTTGCCTGGAGAGTATGTTGATAAATTTGAATTCCGCGAATTGAATGATACTATTTTGGATAAGAAGGTAGTGATGGAATCAGGCGATTCTGCTCGATTCAAAGTGGGACAAATCATTACGGCTCGTGAGCTGCGCGATGAGAATTCTTCGCTAAAGAGAAAGGATCAGCGTGCGGTGGAGGTACGCGATGCATTGTCAGCTGTTTCTCGCCCTACGTTGCAAGGTATCACCCAAGCATCGTTGAAGACTGAGAGCTGGTTGTCTGCCGCCTCTTTCCAGGAAACTACTAAAGTGTTGAGCGAAGCAGCCATTCGTGGTAAAGCTGACCAATTGATGGGCTTGAAAGAGAACGTAATCGTTGGTCACTTAATACCGGCTGGAACAGGTCAGCGTAGATTGAATGATTTGATTGTAGGCTCTGAGGAAGAGTATCAAAGTTTGGTGAATGCTCCTGAGCGTAAAAGCAAGGAGAAAGAGTTTGCTGAATAAAATGGATGTGATTTGAGAATTTGAAAATGTGCGGATGGTAAAACATTCGCACTTTTCATTTGAGCACTTTTCGTATACTCAAATCATCAAGTTGAAGAAAACTATATTTGCTTCATTTTCAAATTACCTCATTTCAAATTAAATCTATGGCAGACGAGAAAATCCAGGCTCAACAAAACCAAATTAACATAGAGCTATCCGAAGAGATTGCCGAAGGTATCTATTCTAACTTAGCCATGATTGCCCATTCTAACAGCGAGTTTGTGATCGACTTTATAAGGTTGATGCCTGGTGTCCCCAAGGCAAAAGTTAAATCACGTATTGTGATTACGCCCGAACATGCCAAGCGATTATTGGCCGCCTTGAAAGATAACATCAGCAAGTACGAGGCAACTTTCGGTGCAATCAAACAAACGAATGATATGCCTACATTTCCCATGAATTTTGGAGGAACAATGGGAGAGGCTTAAAACTTTGATTGTAGATAAAAACATTACTACTTTTGAAATCCCTTACAACTCAAACGAGAGTTTTTTATGCCCAGGTGGTGAAATTGGTAGACACGCTACTTTGAGGGGGTAGTGCCGCAAGGTGTGCTGGTTCGAGTCCAGTTCTGGGCACCAAAAATTTATTTAAGAATTGCGATTTAAGATTTCTGAATTTATCAAAGACCGGGAAATCGCACATCGAAAATCTAAAATCCTAAATTTCCATTTGCCGAAGTGGTGAAATTGGTAGACACGCACGTTTCAGAGGCGTGTGGCGAAAGTTGTGCGGGTTCGAGTCCCGCCTTCGGCACCCATTTAACAATCCTAAAATTCGTGCCTGCTTGCAGCAGAAACACCCTGCCTGTCTACCTTATTTTACATCTATTTTCTTTTTAGCAAGTTTTTGTTTGAGATATTGAATGACCCGCTCGTAGTCAGTTGATTCTTTAGGGCTTAAGGTAACTTTTTTGCCATCTTCAAACTTGATCACCAACTCTTTATAAACAGAGTTCTTTCCAGTTTTCACTTGATTCTCGAACCAAAATTGAACTGCCTCGAGCTTATAATTTTTTCGTTGGCGTAACATCGGGAAATTGACTTCAACCTGATTGTTCCCCAGTCGGATGATTTTATACCGAAGAAATATTTTATAGAAAACGAATATGCCAATGGGCGCCAATAAGGCGATGGTTAGATAGTTGTACCACGCGCCTCGCAGCATAATGGCGTAAATATTCATACCGATAACAACTAATGTTATCAGTAGAAATAGAATAAACGAAGTAATGGTGGCCGTCAGGGGCTTGGATACAATCACAATAAAAGTTTAAGTATGAGCCGAAAATGGGACTTGAACCCATCCCGCTATAGCGGGACTATCTCGGTAACAATAATTTTACCACATAAAAGTAAGATTATTCTGAAAAAGTTTATATTGGTTCATGCTTAGCAAAAAATGTAAATACGCCATTCATGCCCTAGTGTATTTGGGAGAAAAATTCGAACAGGGGCCTGTGCAAATACAAGAAATTTCAGATAAGAAACACATCCCTAAGAAGTTTTTGGAAGCTATTTTATTAGAGCTGCGTCACGCTAAAATTTTGCAAAGCAAAAAAGGCAAGGGTGGAGGTTATTACCTCCATAAACGGCCAGAAGATGTTAATCTGGTGGATGTTATTCGACTGATTGATGGGGCAGTGGCCATGCTTCCCTGTGTTTCATTAAATTATTACGAACCCTGTGAGGAGTGCCGCAATGAAAAAACCTGCGGCATTCGCGATAGCTTTATTGGTGTACGAGATGAAACCCTGCGCATCCTTACCCAAAGCACCTTGGCGCGCATTATGAAGCGTGAGAAGGAACTAGCCAAGAAGAAATAGAAATGACCCTTGACCCATTTTCTTGGCAAATCGTTTGGAAAAAGTGATCCCAGTAAATGTAAAAGTATTCAATACCCACGAGCTTCGGCACGCCATGGATGCATTTGAGCCTCGAACAAATTCCCAAATAATTCACGGATAAGTCTATTGAAATAGTAGACTTTTGAATACCTTTGCCTTTAAATCAAAATACTAAAACCTGTATGGCAGTACGACTAGGAGACATCGCGCCCGATTTTGAAGCGCAAACATCGGAAGGAAATATCAAGTTTCATGAGTGGTTGGGAAACAGTTGGGGCGTCTTGTTTTCTCACCCGGCCGATTTTACTCCCGTATGCACTACCGAATTGGGTGCAGTAGCGAAGCTGCGAGCAGAATTTGATAAACGCAACACCAAAGTAGTCGCTCTTAGTGTGGACAGCGTGGGATCTCATGCCCAATGGATTGGCGATATCAATGAAACACAAAATACACAAGTCAATTTTCCCATTATTGCTGATCCGAAATTTGAAGTAGCCAATCTTTATGACATGGTTCACCCACAGGTGAGTGATAAGTTTACAGTGCGCTCTGTGTTTGTAATTGGCCCTGATAAAAAGGTAAAACTCACCATTACTTATCCTGCTTCCACGGGAAGAAATTTTGATGAGATTTTACGAGTGATCGACAGCTTGCAACTAACTGCCGGCTATAGTGTGGCCACGCCTGCCAATTGGAAAAACGGTGAAGACGTAATCATTACCATGGCCGTAAAGGATGAGGACATTGCTGCTAAATTCCCGAAGGGCCATAACCGGATAAAGCCATATTTGCGCACCACACCACAACCTAATTTGTAGTAGAAGCCTACTGGATAGGAGTTAGAATTAGAAATAATTCAGCAGCTTGAGAAAGGTGTTAGATTACATAACCCCTTTTTTATTTTATAAATCCTAGAAATCCATCGAATCGTACACAGTCTCCTTGTTCCAAAGGGGTGAATAGGTTTCTACAAAATGGGTGTGGATAGGGTCAACTTGGTAAGCATCGTGCCCTTTGATATCATCAAACATTGTCAGCAATGAAAGGTTGTATGAGTTATCAATAACGTCTCGCTTTTCCGTTAGGGCGGGTACTCCAATTTTAACAAGCTTGAGTGATTTAATTTTTTTCAAAGAGTTTACACCTTCAATCAATTTGGCTAAATCCTCTTTCGATTCAGGATTTTTTAACCAAAAGAAGACATGATGCACAAGAGGATTATTACCTTTCTTTTCTTTTTGGCCATATGCTGTTGAACCTATGACCATAGCTGCTGCACCTGCAATGAATTTTCTGCGTGTAGTCATTAGGATCCAAATTTTCTATCTGACACTACTGAAATAAAAGGAGCTTTTTTGCTCGACAAGGCCAAATCTAATAAAAAATTCATCATTTCATTTTCGTCTTTGGTGCTACCAAAATCTGTAAGTGATGGCAAGTGGTACATGAAAAAGTATTGATAGTGCGACATCTCAATCAATGTGCTACTAAGCGAGCGCGCATATTTGTAATTTGGGCTGTATGCTTTGATGATTTCCGCTAGCTGGCTATTGAAATCTTTATATGGTTTGAAAAACTGTTTTTCATTATCTTCCATAACGTGCTTGGTTAGGTATGTCTTGGAGGCCTCTTTGATCACAATACGGTGAAGCGATTCTTTGTTGATTTCTTCACCGGGCACAATCATGTTTTCTTGCTTCAACATTAGCACTCTAATCACAATCTCAATCTTCTTTTCAGGCTCTTCTACATTGTGTGTGTGGAAACCAAGCTGATATTCCATCCAGCGCCAATACCATTCAAAAAAATACAACAATAACCGATGCTTGCTTTCAAAATAGCGGTAGATACTCGATTCGTTGGTGTTTAAGGCTGTCGCGAGTTTCTTAAAAGTAAATTCTTCAAGCCCCATTTCATCTATCATTTTTGCGCCCATGGATAATATGTTTTTACCCAGTTCAGAGAGTTCAGGATTGCGCAAATAGAGCTTTTCGTTCACTTTCACCTGTATTTCCCAAGCCATAAATCAAAAGGTTTATATCATCAAATTTAAGAAATCTGATCTCATTAACTACGCTTACATTCACGTATTCAAGTATTGTTTCAATTCATAAAAGCAATACTACCATTTCAAGTAAATCTTTTACATTTGCTAAAAATCAAATCAAAATGGCGGAAAAAAGAGCAATTACGGTGGCATATGGCGATGGCATAGGCCCCGAAATCATGGAAGCAACCTTATCGATTTTGGAAGCTGCGGGTGCGCAACTTAAAATTGAGAAGATTGACATAGGTGAAAAAGTGTATGGCCAAGGCCATACTTCGGGCATTGCACCAGAGTCGTGGGAATCGCTTCGCAGAACCAAAGTTTTTTTGAAGGCACCCATCACTACTCCGCAAGGGGGAGGTTTTAAAAGTTTGAACGTAACCACTCGCAAAACATTGGGCCTCTATGCCAATGTGCGGCCTTGTATTTCGTATCATCCATATGTTGCCACCAAACATCCTGTTATGGATTTGGTCATTATCCGCGAAAACGAAGAAGATTTATATGCCGGCATTGAGCATCAGCAAACCGATGAAGTAACGCAGTGCTTGAAGTTAATTACCCGGCCGGGTTGCGAAAAAATCACGCGCTTTGCTTTTGAATATGCTCGTGCCTATAACCGGAAAAAAATCACGTGCTTCACCAAAGACAACATTATGAAATTGACCGATGGGTTGTTTCATAAAGTGTTTGATGAAATCGGTACCGAATATCCTGACATTGAAAAGGAGCATTGGATTGTTGATATCGGTGCTGCAAAGTTGGCCGACTCGCCAGAGACCTTTGACATGATTTTGATGCCGAATTTGTATGGCGATATTTTGTCGGATGTGGCAGCACAAATCACCGGCTCGGTTGGTTTGGGGGGCTCTGCGAATATCGGGCAAGATTATGCGATGTTCGAAGCCATTCATGGATCGGCTCCGCGTAGGGCAGGTCAAAATTTAGCGAATCCTTCGGGGCTTTTGTTGGGTGCGGTGCAGATGATGGTGTACATCGGTCAACCCGAGGTAGCCGAGAAAGTACACAATGCGTGGTTGAAAACATTGGAAGATGGAATACACACCTACGATTTGTTTAAAGAAGGAACGAGCAAAGAAAAAGTAGGCACCAAAGAGTTTGCACAAGCCATCATTAATCGATTGGGCAGCAGACCAGAGAAATTAAAAGCAGTAACGTATGCCGCGGGCGAGGCTCGAAAAATACTAGGTAGTTTCAAGCCTACAATTCCCGCAAAAAAAGAATTGGTAGGCGTAGATGTATTCTTGCATTGGAATGGTACAGACCGCAACCCAAATGAATTGGGCAAAATGTTGAGCGGAGTAAAATCAAACGGATTTGAATTGGTGATCATTACCAACCGTGGTGTAAAAGTGTATCCAGATGGTTTGCCAGAAACTTTCTGTACCGATCATTGGCGTTGCCGCTTCACCTCAGCGAAGATGGATCAACCCGGAAATTATTCCGATGTGATTAACATCATTTCGCAAGTGAATGCAAAAGGTTTGGATATCATCAAAACCGAAAACCTCTGCCGCTTTGATGGAAAGATAAGTTTCTCTCTTGGCCAAGGGCAATAAGAAAATTGTCAACTGACAGTAGGCAAAGCCAAGCAAAATGACCAAGCCAGCTTCTGTTAAAAAGTTAGAATTCGGAAAGGTCAAGGAAGTCTTTGGTAGGGTTATGCCACCGAATCTGTTCACGTGCCGTAATTTGGTAATTGCCACCAAGCATGGAAAGGAATCGGTGATTGCTCCGCTGTTTGCACAAGCATTTGAAACAAACGCCATCTCGTTTCCGGATTTTGATACCGATAAGTTTGGAACGTTTTCAGGCGAAGTGGAACGGAAAGGAGATGCCTTCGAAACAGCACGGTTGAAAATCAAAGCCGCGTTGAAACTCACGGGCGAAACGTTAGCCATCGCCAGTGAAGGCTCTTTTGGCCCACATCCGCAGATTGGTTTTATTCCTGCGGATGAAGAGATTATAATGTTGGTGGACACAAAAAACAACATCGAAATAACTGCTTATAAAATTTCAACCTCTACCAATTACGCTCAGCTAGATTGTACTTCGTGGGATGAAGTTCGAAATTTTGCGATCCAAGCAGGCTTTCCATCGCATGGATTGATACTCAAAAAAGACAATGAAATCATAAAGGGCATCATCGCTTGGGAAGAACTCCAGAGGGGTTTCACAAAATTGAAAAGTGAATTTTCTACCGTGTCGGTAGAAACCGACATGCGTGCGATGCTCAACCCCACGCGGATGAAGGTAATCCAAGAGGCGACCGAGCTTTTGATTGAGAAGATTAAATGTGCGTGTCCTTCGTGTGGCTTTCCTGGTTTTGCAGTGCATGAGCGCGTGGCCGGATTGCCTTGCAATAGCTGCGGTAAACCATCCCGTTTTTCGTTGAAGCATATTTATCGGTGTGAGCATTGCGAATTTGAACAGGAAAAACTTTTTCCGGAAGGATCCGTCTGTGACCCCATGTATTGCGAATCATGCAATCCATAATATGCTACAAGAAGCTCAGTTGACCGCCCAATTTCTTCAACAACGCTACGAGCAGTTTTATCAACGATTTAATGAATTAACAGAGGGAGCAAAATCGCGCTTTGAGAAGAAGCAATGGCGCGAGCAACGGGAGGCAGTTCGCGAACGTATTTTGTTGCACGATGAGGCCATTGAGCGAATTGCCAAAGAACTAAGCGAGCAAACCAAGTTAGCCGTTAGCACTGTAGGTTGGTGGAAGCAAACAGGCGAATACTTTGACAAAGCCACCTACCACAATCCATTGGCCAGAACTTTTTTTGATGCGGTTGGCCGGATTTTTTTCAAAGGTGATTTGGCGTTGAGTCTTTTCAATAAGAGGGAAGGAGTAGAGCCTCTTCCACTATTATTATCATATTATTTGGTTGATGTAAATCAATCTTTGCTCGAGCAAGGGTTAATGGATATTGGCTTCCAAATTCTAAATCAAAAAAACAAAACCAAGGCGGTTTTAGAAAAGATTCAATTGCTTACAACTCTTCCTGCCGAAGCAGTTTTTTATCCCCATCTTTTCTACCGAAACAAACACGCGTATTGGTTGGGGTATCTAAAGGTATCGAATGGAAAAATCCCGTTGTGTTTTGCGTTTGCCCATACCGAGGAAGGCATTGAGCTAAATGCTGTGCTGACTACCGAAGAAGAACTTAAGAACGTGTTTGCTTTTAGTCGTTCGTATTTTTTGGTTTCTACCAACAATGCTCATGCGCTCATTCAATTTTTGCTTTCGCTGATGCCCTCCAAACCTGAGTCGCAGTTGTTTATGAACTTGGGTTACCAAGAGCATGGTAAAGAATTGGTGGTTCATCACTTGCAGCAGCACTTGCAACAGCAACGCACCCAATTTATGGTAGCGCCTGGCATACCCGGCATGGTGATGATGGTGTTTACGTTACCCGACTATGATCTTGTCTTCAAACTGATTCGCGATAACTTTCGGCCACCCAAGTCGGTGAGC
This genomic window contains:
- a CDS encoding DUF3467 domain-containing protein → MADEKIQAQQNQINIELSEEIAEGIYSNLAMIAHSNSEFVIDFIRLMPGVPKAKVKSRIVITPEHAKRLLAALKDNISKYEATFGAIKQTNDMPTFPMNFGGTMGEA
- a CDS encoding peroxiredoxin; translated protein: MAVRLGDIAPDFEAQTSEGNIKFHEWLGNSWGVLFSHPADFTPVCTTELGAVAKLRAEFDKRNTKVVALSVDSVGSHAQWIGDINETQNTQVNFPIIADPKFEVANLYDMVHPQVSDKFTVRSVFVIGPDKKVKLTITYPASTGRNFDEILRVIDSLQLTAGYSVATPANWKNGEDVIITMAVKDEDIAAKFPKGHNRIKPYLRTTPQPNL
- the rpoC gene encoding DNA-directed RNA polymerase subunit beta'; translated protein: MSFRKNKKINNDFSKITISLASPESILESSHGEITQPETINYRTYKPEMGGLFCERIFGPVKDWECHCGKYKRIRYKGIICDRCGVEVTEKKVRRERMGHIELVVPVAHIWYFRSLPNKIGYLLGLPTKKLDQIIYYERYVVIQPGIKEEDGVNRLDFLTEEEYLDIVDKLPRENQLLDDNDPKKFIAKMGADALEMLLSRVKLDELSYELRHQAATDTSQQRKAEALKRLKVVEAFRDANTRVENRPQWMTIKMVPVIPPELRPLVPLDGGRFATSDLNDLYRRVIIRNNRLKRLIDIKAPEVILRNEKRMLQEAVDSLFDNSRKVNAVRSDGNRALKSLSDMLKGKQGRFRQNLLGKRVDYSGRSVIVVGPELKLHECGLPKDMAAELFKPFIIRKLIERGIVKTVKSAKKIVDRKDPVVWDILENVLKGHPVLLNRAPTLHRLGIQAFQPKLIEGKAIQLHPLVCTAFNADFDGDQMAVHIPLGQEAILEASLLMLSSHNILNPANGAPITVPSQDMVLGLYYLTKGRKGELGEGKTYYSADEVVIAYNEGKLSKHSIIKVRANVKDKKSGTVTRKMIETVTGRVIFNQVVPEEVGFVDELLTKKKLQTIIADVFKYAGQAKTAKFLDDIKDIGFQMAYRGGLSMGLGDVKIPAEKKKLVEDAQKEVDSVWNNYMMGLITDNERYNQVIDIWTRTNTLLTNTLMKQLEEDQQGFNSIYMMMHSGARGSREQIRQLGGMRGLMAKPQKNLAGSVGSIIENPILSNFKEGLDVLEYFISTHGARKGLADTALKTADAGYLTRRLVDVANDLVITEEDCGTLRGLKVTALKDNEDIVEPLSERIVGRVTVHDIYDTLTEQLVCEANHEITDEIAKKIDETNIEEVEIRSVLTCETKFGACAKCYGRNLATGKMVQAGEAVGVIAAQSIGEPGTQLTLRTFHVGGTASNIAVDANIKSKFSGTIEFEAIRTVDTTDKDENKVKVVMGRTGEIRILDEEKRVLISNNVPYGAYLKVKDGQKVEKGAELCYWDPYNAVILSEFDGEIEYEAIIEGVTYKEESDEQTGHREKVITDTRDKTKNPSVIVKGKSDTKGYNMPVGAHLAVDEGEKIKAGQVMAKIPRTMGKSRDITGGLPRVTELFEARNPSNPAVVSEIDGVVTYGGIKRGNREIFIESKDGVQKRYLVPLSKHILVQDNDFVKAGQPLSDGAITPSDILSIKGPTAVQEYLVNEIQEVYRLQGVKINDKHIECIVSQMMQKVEIIDSGDTTFLPGEYVDKFEFRELNDTILDKKVVMESGDSARFKVGQIITARELRDENSSLKRKDQRAVEVRDALSAVSRPTLQGITQASLKTESWLSAASFQETTKVLSEAAIRGKADQLMGLKENVIVGHLIPAGTGQRRLNDLIVGSEEEYQSLVNAPERKSKEKEFAE
- a CDS encoding NADP-dependent isocitrate dehydrogenase; the protein is MAEKRAITVAYGDGIGPEIMEATLSILEAAGAQLKIEKIDIGEKVYGQGHTSGIAPESWESLRRTKVFLKAPITTPQGGGFKSLNVTTRKTLGLYANVRPCISYHPYVATKHPVMDLVIIRENEEDLYAGIEHQQTDEVTQCLKLITRPGCEKITRFAFEYARAYNRKKITCFTKDNIMKLTDGLFHKVFDEIGTEYPDIEKEHWIVDIGAAKLADSPETFDMILMPNLYGDILSDVAAQITGSVGLGGSANIGQDYAMFEAIHGSAPRRAGQNLANPSGLLLGAVQMMVYIGQPEVAEKVHNAWLKTLEDGIHTYDLFKEGTSKEKVGTKEFAQAIINRLGSRPEKLKAVTYAAGEARKILGSFKPTIPAKKELVGVDVFLHWNGTDRNPNELGKMLSGVKSNGFELVIITNRGVKVYPDGLPETFCTDHWRCRFTSAKMDQPGNYSDVINIISQVNAKGLDIIKTENLCRFDGKISFSLGQGQ
- a CDS encoding Dabb family protein — protein: MTTRRKFIAGAAAMVIGSTAYGQKEKKGNNPLVHHVFFWLKNPESKEDLAKLIEGVNSLKKIKSLKLVKIGVPALTEKRDVIDNSYNLSLLTMFDDIKGHDAYQVDPIHTHFVETYSPLWNKETVYDSMDF
- a CDS encoding Rrf2 family transcriptional regulator; this encodes MLSKKCKYAIHALVYLGEKFEQGPVQIQEISDKKHIPKKFLEAILLELRHAKILQSKKGKGGGYYLHKRPEDVNLVDVIRLIDGAVAMLPCVSLNYYEPCEECRNEKTCGIRDSFIGVRDETLRILTQSTLARIMKREKELAKKK
- the aceK gene encoding bifunctional isocitrate dehydrogenase kinase/phosphatase, which encodes MLQEAQLTAQFLQQRYEQFYQRFNELTEGAKSRFEKKQWREQREAVRERILLHDEAIERIAKELSEQTKLAVSTVGWWKQTGEYFDKATYHNPLARTFFDAVGRIFFKGDLALSLFNKREGVEPLPLLLSYYLVDVNQSLLEQGLMDIGFQILNQKNKTKAVLEKIQLLTTLPAEAVFYPHLFYRNKHAYWLGYLKVSNGKIPLCFAFAHTEEGIELNAVLTTEEELKNVFAFSRSYFLVSTNNAHALIQFLLSLMPSKPESQLFMNLGYQEHGKELVVHHLQQHLQQQRTQFMVAPGIPGMVMMVFTLPDYDLVFKLIRDNFRPPKSVSREEVIEKYRFIALHDRVGRLADAQRFEYLGLPLAYFEKDLLDYLLRECSQSVSVRSGLVCFQDIYTERKMIPLNIYLNAQRATEENNHAVIDFGNAVREMAMSNIFPGDLLIKNFGVTNENRVVFYDYDEIVPLASCQFKDMPKARNDDEEMSAEPWYAVNENDIFPQELVKFLLPEGDWRNLFAKHHQELYTAKFWNDLKALHESGALVDIQPYEENL
- a CDS encoding TetR/AcrR family transcriptional regulator, translated to MAWEIQVKVNEKLYLRNPELSELGKNILSMGAKMIDEMGLEEFTFKKLATALNTNESSIYRYFESKHRLLLYFFEWYWRWMEYQLGFHTHNVEEPEKKIEIVIRVLMLKQENMIVPGEEINKESLHRIVIKEASKTYLTKHVMEDNEKQFFKPYKDFNSQLAEIIKAYSPNYKYARSLSSTLIEMSHYQYFFMYHLPSLTDFGSTKDENEMMNFLLDLALSSKKAPFISVVSDRKFGS